A single region of the Marinobacter nanhaiticus D15-8W genome encodes:
- a CDS encoding OsmC domain/YcaO domain-containing protein, producing the protein MEINVRFLENLRLEAKFDDFSVITDQPIRYKGDGSAPSPFDYFLASSALCAAYFVRVYCKARDIPTHNIRLSQNNIVDPENRYNQIFKIQVELPEDISEKDRQGILRSIDRCTVKKVVQTGPTFDIETVENIAEDAQALLMTMPADGNKTYIEGKDLPLEQTIANMTGILAELGMKIEISSWRNIVPHVWSLHIRDAASPTCFTNGKGASKESALCSALGEFIERLNCNFFYNDQFFGEEIGDSAFVHYPNEKWFKPGPNDELPQEILDDHCRAIYDPEGDLRGSNLFDTNSGRPDRGICSLPFVRQSDGEVVYFPSNLIENLFLSNGMSAGNTINEAEVQCLSEIFERAVKKQIIEQEIVLPDVPKAVLDKYPHIVEGLEGLEKQGFPVLVKDASLGGQFPVMCVTLMNPRTGGVFASFGAHPSFEVALERSLTELLQGRSFEGLNDVPPPTFNSLAVSEPNNFVEHFIDSTGVVSWRFFSANHDYEFCEWDFSGTNEEEAARLFGILKDMGKEVYVAVYEDLGAPACRILVPGYSEVYPVEDLIMDNTNMALDYREDILNLHTLSDEQLADLVERLEASQLDDYMTIITLIGVEFDENTVWGQLTILELKALICLALRWHEEALEFVEAFLQFNDNTVERGLFYRAVCAVLEIALDDELELDDYLYNFRRMFGDETMDSVVGTVNGTVRFYGLTPTNMKLEGLDKHLRLIESYKKLHAARAARSGHPVARVAQ; encoded by the coding sequence ATGGAAATCAACGTCCGCTTCCTCGAAAACCTCAGGCTCGAAGCCAAGTTTGACGATTTCAGCGTCATCACCGATCAGCCGATACGCTACAAGGGCGACGGCTCTGCGCCCAGTCCTTTCGACTACTTCCTGGCCTCGTCGGCGCTGTGTGCGGCCTATTTCGTGCGGGTGTATTGCAAGGCCCGGGATATTCCGACGCACAACATCCGCCTGTCGCAGAACAACATCGTCGATCCTGAAAACCGCTACAACCAAATCTTCAAGATCCAGGTAGAGCTGCCGGAGGATATTTCCGAGAAGGACCGGCAGGGCATCCTGCGTTCGATCGATCGCTGTACCGTCAAGAAGGTGGTGCAGACGGGCCCCACGTTCGATATCGAGACGGTGGAGAATATCGCCGAGGATGCCCAGGCACTGTTGATGACAATGCCTGCGGACGGCAACAAAACCTATATCGAGGGCAAGGACCTCCCGTTGGAGCAGACCATCGCCAATATGACGGGCATTCTGGCGGAGCTCGGCATGAAGATCGAGATCTCTTCCTGGCGCAATATCGTGCCCCACGTGTGGTCCCTGCATATCCGTGACGCCGCCTCGCCCACCTGCTTTACCAACGGTAAGGGAGCATCCAAGGAAAGCGCCCTGTGTTCTGCGCTGGGCGAGTTCATTGAGCGCCTGAACTGCAACTTCTTTTACAACGACCAGTTCTTCGGCGAGGAGATCGGCGACAGCGCGTTCGTGCATTATCCGAACGAGAAGTGGTTCAAGCCGGGGCCTAATGACGAATTGCCGCAAGAAATCCTGGACGACCACTGCCGGGCGATCTACGACCCGGAAGGCGACCTGCGCGGGTCCAACCTGTTCGATACCAACTCAGGACGGCCGGACCGTGGAATCTGCTCACTGCCGTTCGTTCGTCAGTCGGATGGCGAAGTGGTGTATTTTCCGTCGAACCTGATCGAGAACCTGTTCCTCAGCAACGGCATGAGTGCCGGTAACACCATCAATGAAGCTGAGGTGCAGTGCCTGTCGGAAATCTTCGAACGGGCAGTAAAGAAGCAGATCATCGAGCAGGAAATCGTGCTGCCGGACGTGCCGAAAGCGGTACTCGACAAGTATCCGCACATCGTCGAAGGCCTGGAGGGGCTGGAGAAGCAGGGCTTCCCGGTACTGGTCAAGGATGCGTCCCTGGGCGGCCAATTCCCGGTCATGTGCGTCACGCTCATGAATCCTCGGACGGGCGGCGTATTTGCCTCCTTCGGGGCGCATCCAAGCTTTGAAGTGGCGCTAGAACGCAGTCTCACCGAGCTGTTGCAGGGCCGCAGTTTCGAGGGGCTGAACGATGTGCCGCCACCCACCTTCAATAGTCTGGCGGTGTCAGAACCCAACAACTTCGTCGAGCACTTTATCGATTCGACGGGCGTTGTGTCCTGGCGTTTCTTCAGTGCCAACCATGATTACGAATTCTGTGAGTGGGATTTTTCAGGTACGAACGAAGAGGAAGCCGCGCGCCTGTTCGGCATCCTCAAGGACATGGGTAAGGAAGTCTACGTGGCCGTCTATGAGGACCTGGGCGCACCGGCCTGCCGCATCCTGGTGCCGGGTTATTCCGAGGTCTATCCGGTCGAAGACCTGATCATGGACAATACCAACATGGCCCTGGACTATCGCGAGGATATTCTCAACCTCCATACCCTCAGCGACGAACAGTTGGCAGATCTGGTCGAGCGGCTGGAGGCGAGCCAACTCGACGATTACATGACGATCATCACGTTGATCGGTGTCGAGTTCGATGAGAATACCGTCTGGGGCCAGCTCACGATCCTGGAGCTGAAGGCGCTGATTTGCCTGGCCCTGCGATGGCACGAAGAAGCGCTCGAGTTCGTCGAAGCCTTCCTGCAGTTCAATGACAATACCGTCGAACGTGGACTGTTCTACCGCGCGGTATGCGCCGTACTGGAAATTGCCCTGGACGATGAGCTCGAGTTGGACGACTACCTGTACAACTTCCGCCGCATGTTTGGCGATGAGACGATGGACTCGGTGGTTGGCACGGTTAACGGCACCGTACGTTTCTATGGTCTGACGCCGACCAACATGAAGTTGGAGGGCCTCGATAAGCACCTCAGGCTGATCGAGAGCTACAAGAAGCTGCATGCTGCTCGGGCGGCGAGATCGGGACATCCGGTGGCCCGGGTCGCGCAGTGA
- a CDS encoding class I SAM-dependent methyltransferase, giving the protein MKSSQQFWDKAAPRYAKSPIRDEKTYQKKLAVTQGYFHPDWQVLEFGCGTGSTAIIHAPHVEHILATDVSSKMLEIAEQKARDAHVSNVSFRQGTLETLELATESFDAVLGLNILHLLEDVESAIVRVGEVLKPGGIFVSSSALIADLKVHWRILIPIMQRLNLAPPVSRFNKTGLINLLTTAGFSIEYVWQPKRDSVFIIARKK; this is encoded by the coding sequence TTGAAAAGCTCACAACAATTCTGGGACAAGGCCGCACCCCGCTACGCCAAAAGCCCGATCCGCGACGAGAAAACCTACCAGAAGAAGCTCGCCGTCACCCAGGGTTACTTCCATCCTGACTGGCAGGTGCTGGAATTCGGTTGCGGTACTGGCAGCACGGCGATCATCCACGCGCCTCACGTCGAACACATTCTGGCAACCGATGTGTCCAGCAAGATGCTAGAGATCGCCGAGCAGAAAGCACGCGATGCCCATGTCAGCAATGTCAGTTTCCGACAGGGGACGTTAGAGACTCTTGAGTTGGCGACGGAGAGTTTCGATGCCGTGCTTGGGCTCAATATCCTGCATCTTCTTGAGGACGTTGAGTCGGCTATCGTCAGGGTGGGGGAGGTACTCAAGCCGGGCGGTATATTTGTCTCCAGCAGTGCATTGATCGCCGACCTGAAAGTCCACTGGCGCATACTGATCCCAATCATGCAACGGTTGAATTTGGCTCCGCCTGTAAGCCGCTTCAACAAGACTGGGCTCATCAACCTTTTGACTACGGCGGGTTTTTCGATCGAATACGTGTGGCAGCCAAAGAGGGATTCGGTTTTTATTATTGCCAGGAAAAAGTGA